One segment of Neobacillus endophyticus DNA contains the following:
- a CDS encoding GNAT family N-acetyltransferase — translation MNIEFKPIDRTNYIECIDLKLNEEQKKFVAPNIFSLVQAAYEPNLYPLGIYKDNIMIGFILYDYDNELNGWSMSRFMIDSNYQNQGIGKISIQKFIEFFTNKHGHLKLYTSASVDNQVAIDLYKKFGFEKKEVFEYEAGGRKHKDIRMIAQL, via the coding sequence GTTTAAACCAATTGATAGAACAAATTATATTGAGTGCATAGACCTTAAATTAAATGAAGAACAAAAAAAATTTGTCGCCCCTAATATTTTTTCTTTAGTACAAGCAGCATATGAACCTAATTTATACCCATTAGGAATTTATAAAGATAATATAATGATTGGTTTTATATTATATGATTATGATAATGAACTTAACGGATGGTCAATGAGCAGATTTATGATTGATTCTAATTATCAAAACCAAGGAATTGGGAAAATATCTATACAGAAATTCATAGAATTTTTTACAAACAAACATGGTCATTTAAAACTCTATACAAGTGCTTCAGTTGATAATCAAGTTGCTATTGATTTATATAAAAAATTTGGTTTTGAAAAAAAAGAAGTGTTTGAGTATGAAGCGGGCGGAAGAAAACATAAAGATATTAGAATGATTGCCCAACTTTAA